Part of the Crossiella cryophila genome, AAGGGACTTTACTGAAGGGGGAGCGTTGGGATGGCTTTCAGCCCCGCGCAGTTCAATGCCGTGAAGACGAAGGTGGACAAGGGGATCGACGACCTGGAGGCTCAACTGGCCGCGCTGCGCACGGCCATTCGCCTGCAACCCCAGGTGGCGATGATGCCGGAGTTCCTCAGGGACGCCATCGAATGGTGCGCCGAACAGATCTACCGCACGGGACACCACATCTGCGTGACCGTCAAGGACATCGCGGTCGGCATCGCCGCCCCGCTGTACTTCTTCGCCTATTCCCTGGAATGGCTGGACGTTCGCGGCCAGGCCACCAACGTCGTCGGCCAGTTGAAGCCCGAGGCGATGCCCGCGGTCAACTCCTGGGCAGGCTCAGCGGCGGTGTCCTACAAGTCCCACATCAAGCCGCAGGGCGACGCCGCGAACAAGATCGCCACCATCGCGGAGAAGACCTCCGCCGCCCTGGCCATCAGCGCCGCGGCCGGCCTGGCCTTCTACGCGGCCATCGCCCTGCTGCTGGCAAAGGTCATCGCCGCCGTCACGACCGCCGTGGTGCTGCTGGGCAGCGCCGTGCTCTCGCTGGCGGGCCTGGTGGTTTTCGTTGGCGAGCTTGGCCTGACCACCGGCATGATCTCAGGACTGGTCACCGCACTGGTCGCCTTCCTGGGCAGTCAGGCGCAGAACCTGGTCAGCCTCAAAGGCGAGGCCATCGACAACAGCTTCTTCCCCGGCGGCAGGTGGCCGGACCCGTTCACGGGCTCCTACCACGACGGCAGCGTCAGCGACGGCGACGCCGACTGGTCCCTCAACCGGTAGCGAGGTGATCAGGTCACTTCCAGGCCTGGATGAGCATGCGGTTCTGGATGGTCTTGATTCCCCGGTGGGTGGTCCATTCCTGGCAGATCCGGTCCAGCACCGCCTTGTCCGCGACCGGGTCGAAGCCGCGGATGGCGGAGGTCTGTTCCAACAGCAGCTCCAGGCCGGTGCGGGAGTAGTAGGTCGCCCAGAACCCTTCTCGGACCTCGACCCGGTCGAAGAGGCCGGCGAACTCGTCTTCGTATTCACGGGCGCGTTGACCCTGGTCCAGGTCGGCGAACTGGCCACGCGGGCCGTGGTCGTCGGCACCGAACTCGGTCTTGAAGTTCCACTTGTCGCGGTCGCCGATCTTCTCCAGGACCGCCCGGCCGCCAGGCCGCAGGACGCGGCTGATCTCGCTGGTGTCGTGCGGCGCCAGCATCACCGTGACCAGGTCGAAGGAGGAGTCCGGGAACGGCAGTTGCTCGGCGCGCCCGGCGACGACGACCGCGTTGCCCACGGCACTGGCCGTGATGTTGGTGTGCGCCTGGGCCAGCATGCGTGGGTTGGGTTCGACGCCGACGACCTGCCGGACCAGCGGGGCGAGGGCGAGGGTCTTGAACATCGTGCCGCACCCGATGTCCAGCAGCCGGTCGGTGCCGAGGGCCAGCGCGGTGATCTCCGCGCGCAGTCGCCATGGCAGGGGATCCTGGTCACCGCGGATCAGGTCGGACTCGTACGCTTCGGTGTAGCCCACCCCGGCATCATCCCAGCCTGTGCCCGAA contains:
- a CDS encoding class I SAM-dependent methyltransferase; translation: MGYTEAYESDLIRGDQDPLPWRLRAEITALALGTDRLLDIGCGTMFKTLALAPLVRQVVGVEPNPRMLAQAHTNITASAVGNAVVVAGRAEQLPFPDSSFDLVTVMLAPHDTSEISRVLRPGGRAVLEKIGDRDKWNFKTEFGADDHGPRGQFADLDQGQRAREYEDEFAGLFDRVEVREGFWATYYSRTGLELLLEQTSAIRGFDPVADKAVLDRICQEWTTHRGIKTIQNRMLIQAWK